One Pleurocapsa sp. PCC 7327 DNA segment encodes these proteins:
- a CDS encoding type II toxin-antitoxin system VapC family toxin, whose amino-acid sequence MICVDTSFIIRLLTSQDTDSPYDQRWNQWQASNATIVAPTLIMYEVSNGLYQYSRAGQITIEEIEQLVE is encoded by the coding sequence ATGATTTGTGTCGATACGAGTTTTATTATCCGGCTATTGACTAGCCAAGATACAGATTCTCCCTACGACCAAAGGTGGAATCAATGGCAAGCGTCAAACGCTACCATCGTTGCGCCTACCTTGATTATGTATGAAGTTAGTAATGGGTTGTATCAGTACAGTAGAGCCGGACAAATTACCATAGAAGAAATAGAACAGCTTGTGGAATGA
- the pgsA gene encoding CDP-diacylglycerol--glycerol-3-phosphate 3-phosphatidyltransferase, whose protein sequence is MNLPNWITFSRLLGLPFIFYFLQVPTPQNRWIGLAIFLLAASTDWVDGYLARQLNQITELGKFLDPLVDKLLVLATLLVLIELEKIPAWGVFLILGRELAIAGWRVNPNLTGESSIKGANFWGKLKTVSQIIAVALLIAPLSEAWTIPSLVAFWISVLLTLISGVIYLLPQKSSYSSSAG, encoded by the coding sequence ATGAACTTACCAAACTGGATCACGTTTTCTCGTCTATTAGGATTGCCATTTATCTTCTATTTTTTACAGGTGCCAACCCCTCAAAATCGCTGGATTGGCTTGGCAATCTTTTTGTTAGCAGCTAGTACTGATTGGGTTGATGGCTATTTAGCACGCCAACTCAACCAAATAACGGAACTGGGAAAGTTTCTCGATCCTTTGGTAGATAAGTTACTGGTACTAGCTACTCTGTTAGTCTTAATTGAGTTAGAGAAAATTCCTGCTTGGGGAGTTTTTTTAATTTTAGGACGAGAATTGGCGATCGCGGGGTGGCGCGTCAATCCCAATTTGACAGGCGAAAGCTCTATTAAAGGTGCTAATTTCTGGGGCAAACTAAAAACTGTCAGTCAAATAATCGCCGTTGCGCTTTTGATTGCCCCATTATCAGAAGCATGGACTATCCCGTCACTGGTCGCTTTTTGGATTTCCGTTCTTCTTACTTTGATTTCTGGCGTTATTTATCTGTTACCCCAAAAAAGTAGCTATTCCTCTTCAGCCGGCTAA
- a CDS encoding sugar transferase, with translation MHSSVSSLIRTSYLEQPIAEQAVHPSVYSKRKRLIDIAGALVGLGITAILTVPIAIAMQVTSPGPIFYSQVRCGLRGKPFRIWKFRSMVVDADQKKHLVQNQAQGHIFKNENDPRITRVGRFLRRTSLDELPQFWNVLMGEMSLVGTRPPTPDEVQKYDSHHFERLKVKPGMTGEWQAKGRSNVKDFEDIVRMDIDYQRQWSILYDLYLIFRTIAVVFAGRGAY, from the coding sequence ATGCATTCATCCGTTAGCTCTCTAATTCGGACATCTTACCTAGAACAACCGATCGCAGAGCAAGCAGTTCATCCCTCCGTCTATAGCAAAAGGAAACGCTTAATCGATATTGCAGGAGCTTTAGTAGGACTAGGAATTACTGCTATTTTGACCGTTCCCATTGCCATTGCAATGCAAGTCACCAGTCCGGGCCCTATTTTTTACAGTCAGGTTCGCTGTGGGTTGAGGGGAAAACCCTTCCGAATCTGGAAATTTCGCTCCATGGTAGTAGATGCCGACCAAAAAAAACATTTAGTTCAAAATCAAGCTCAAGGACATATCTTCAAAAACGAAAACGACCCTCGCATTACTCGCGTTGGCAGATTTCTCCGTCGCACTAGCTTAGATGAATTGCCCCAATTTTGGAACGTTTTGATGGGAGAAATGAGTTTGGTAGGAACTCGCCCGCCTACCCCCGATGAAGTTCAAAAATATGACAGCCATCATTTCGAGCGTCTTAAGGTCAAACCGGGCATGACCGGAGAATGGCAAGCCAAGGGTCGCTCTAACGTAAAAGATTTTGAAGATATCGTTCGCATGGATATCGACTACCAACGCCAATGGTCTATTCTATACGACCTCTATCTGATTTTCAGGACGATTGCCGTCGTATTCGCGGGTCGAGGAGCGTATTGA
- a CDS encoding DUF4278 domain-containing protein — MNSLNSQSSDRFIYSLKHFYFGIEVAIMRWLFLIPLTTGLISGYISQKSADEIAYLTGALTIMSLLASLVMAPWQVQLLILVLVFIIVRQFWLKLEFESQLETEQQEKADVFRVTSTPNEVERKTIRKYRGVTYEPPASTSSVTEVEIEGKYRGATCKVHYLQQTSDPLHKRDLDLKEQ; from the coding sequence TTGAATTCACTGAATTCACAAAGTAGCGATCGCTTTATATACTCGCTAAAACATTTCTACTTTGGCATCGAGGTAGCAATTATGCGCTGGCTTTTCTTGATTCCCCTAACTACTGGTCTGATAAGTGGCTACATCTCTCAAAAATCCGCCGATGAAATCGCCTATTTAACTGGCGCATTGACGATTATGAGTCTCCTTGCATCTCTGGTTATGGCACCCTGGCAAGTTCAGCTTTTAATACTTGTTTTGGTTTTTATTATTGTCAGACAATTCTGGTTGAAACTAGAGTTTGAAAGTCAGCTTGAGACAGAACAGCAAGAGAAAGCCGACGTTTTCCGTGTTACTTCTACACCCAATGAAGTTGAGAGAAAAACGATCCGCAAGTATCGCGGTGTCACCTACGAACCTCCGGCTTCTACCAGTAGCGTCACTGAAGTGGAGATAGAAGGAAAGTATCGCGGAGCTACTTGTAAAGTACATTATCTTCAACAAACTTCCGATCCGCTACACAAGCGCGATCTAGATCTAAAGGAACAGTAA
- a CDS encoding DUF2949 domain-containing protein: MNVTHSHLLRFLQEELALPADSLAIAQRSAEQDRGPLPMILWQYGLITLEELDRIYDWLEEI; encoded by the coding sequence ATGAACGTTACTCATTCTCATTTACTGCGCTTTTTACAAGAAGAATTGGCTTTGCCTGCCGATTCCCTAGCGATCGCACAACGATCTGCCGAACAAGATCGAGGTCCGCTGCCAATGATTCTCTGGCAATACGGTTTAATCACCCTAGAAGAATTAGACCGGATTTATGACTGGCTCGAAGAGATTTAA